One window from the genome of Paenibacillus azoreducens encodes:
- a CDS encoding NAD(P)/FAD-dependent oxidoreductase, which produces MASIAAAKNGAAVLLLDKGNKLGRKLGISGGGRCNVTNAKDTEELIAHIPGNGRFLYSPFQHFNNRDIMDFFEGLGIALKEEDNGRMFPVSDKAASVVNTLIGEVRRLGVDIKTDSPVAEVVYAEERVAGVKLVSGQTYKAPAVIVATGGKSVPHTGSTGDGYPWAQAAGHTITELYPTEVPIVSRESWIASKELQGLSLRDVELSVWTPKGKKLIGHRGDMIFTHFGLSGPIALRCSQFIRQVKRKFKVDEVEMAVDMFPDLPLQELDRMLREGLAAEPKKAIKNVLKVFVPERMLPLLMQRAGLDGDATFAHLPKQQWLAFVDMLKKFVIRVHGTKSIEEAFVTGGGVNLKEINPKTMESKLMPGLFFCGEVLDIHGYTGGYNITAAFSTGYTAGMHAAQIGN; this is translated from the coding sequence ATGGCCAGCATTGCGGCAGCCAAAAACGGAGCAGCCGTGCTGCTGCTCGATAAAGGAAATAAGCTTGGGCGCAAGCTCGGCATTTCCGGAGGCGGACGCTGCAATGTGACCAATGCGAAGGATACCGAAGAGCTGATCGCTCATATTCCGGGCAATGGACGATTTCTGTACAGCCCATTTCAGCATTTTAACAACCGCGATATCATGGACTTTTTTGAAGGCCTGGGCATCGCCCTGAAAGAAGAGGATAACGGAAGGATGTTTCCGGTCAGCGATAAAGCGGCGAGCGTGGTAAACACGTTGATCGGGGAAGTGCGCAGATTGGGCGTGGACATCAAAACCGACTCGCCTGTGGCGGAAGTTGTATACGCAGAGGAACGGGTTGCGGGCGTTAAGCTCGTTTCAGGCCAAACTTACAAAGCGCCTGCGGTCATCGTTGCGACAGGCGGCAAATCGGTGCCGCATACCGGCTCAACCGGAGACGGTTATCCATGGGCGCAAGCCGCAGGACATACGATTACCGAGCTGTATCCTACGGAAGTTCCCATCGTCTCGCGCGAAAGCTGGATCGCTTCCAAAGAGCTTCAAGGTTTGTCGCTTCGCGATGTCGAACTATCCGTATGGACGCCGAAAGGGAAAAAGCTGATCGGACACCGCGGGGACATGATTTTTACCCATTTCGGTCTCTCGGGCCCGATCGCCCTGCGCTGCAGCCAATTTATCCGCCAGGTTAAACGCAAGTTCAAAGTCGATGAAGTGGAGATGGCGGTGGACATGTTCCCCGATCTGCCGCTTCAGGAGCTCGACCGGATGCTGAGGGAAGGACTTGCGGCAGAACCGAAAAAAGCGATCAAAAACGTACTCAAGGTTTTCGTTCCTGAACGCATGCTGCCGCTGCTTATGCAACGGGCCGGACTAGACGGCGACGCCACTTTCGCCCACCTGCCGAAACAGCAGTGGCTGGCTTTTGTAGACATGCTGAAAAAATTCGTCATTCGGGTGCACGGCACCAAATCGATCGAGGAGGCTTTTGTAACCGGCGGCGGCGTGAACTTGAAGGAGATCAATCCGAAGACAATGGAGTCCAAGCTGATGCCGGGTCTCTTCTTCTGCGGCGAAGTCCTCGATATTCACGGCTATACCGGCGGCTACAACATTACCGCCGCCTTCTCTACAGGATATACGGCGGGAATGCACGCAGCGCAAATCGGAAATTAG
- a CDS encoding two-component system sensor histidine kinase NtrB, with amino-acid sequence MAGSFAFLFPLSLDKYVRALRRKRKLGSTGFEVIIIISSALSILMCSVFSTTLFQLIPLNLGILPLFIGMLYGGYKSGLPLAGLYLLCDFYFNEKWSFSGIVIHTGLLFYPLLVWMSPNFRKGTLTDKINKLWMCLLPAMLLICASPIIENPGMTLTDAGQLLMTLFYMMVSVFSGGALIYVIEFALEKLLLKEQIKGISEKYLREEEKLQQVMDVAPLCMVSVDNNGCVTSINEMMMNLFKNRRPELTKHDILGQPLEMFVELSEKEYISNRVAQALKGVKMNNELIRIGSQIHYTSTSPLTNSFTGEILGAVLVIQDITELEQLRSELGNVERLSLVGQMAASITHEIRNPMAVVRGFLQLMKEKSPDSLDHYYRIVMEELDRANGIINDFLSLAQNRITEKEQCHLHQIINDLSPLLWADANLRGQTIELVMDERVPKLNLNAKEIKQMLLNLARNGMEAMNEKGKLTIQTRLKENQGAVELIVRDTGIGMSPSFRERLFEPFFTTKAKGTGLGLALCLSIVERHGGKIEVESEEGQGTTFIIRFPFAES; translated from the coding sequence ATGGCGGGTTCCTTTGCATTTTTGTTTCCGCTAAGTCTGGACAAGTACGTTCGTGCACTCAGGCGCAAGCGGAAGCTCGGATCCACCGGATTCGAAGTTATTATTATTATATCCAGTGCTTTGAGTATTCTGATGTGCTCGGTATTCTCCACCACGCTGTTTCAGTTAATTCCTCTTAATTTGGGGATTCTGCCGCTGTTTATCGGCATGCTGTACGGGGGATACAAAAGCGGTCTTCCTTTGGCGGGGCTGTATCTGCTGTGCGATTTTTATTTTAATGAAAAATGGTCTTTTTCCGGAATCGTCATACATACCGGTTTGCTGTTTTATCCGCTCCTGGTTTGGATGTCCCCCAATTTCCGGAAGGGCACACTAACCGATAAAATCAATAAGCTGTGGATGTGCCTCCTTCCAGCCATGCTGCTCATTTGCGCATCCCCGATTATCGAAAATCCAGGGATGACGCTTACCGATGCAGGTCAACTGCTGATGACTTTATTTTATATGATGGTTAGCGTTTTTTCCGGCGGAGCCCTTATCTATGTCATTGAATTCGCTCTGGAAAAGCTGCTGCTGAAGGAACAGATCAAAGGCATCTCCGAGAAATACCTCCGGGAGGAGGAGAAACTGCAGCAGGTCATGGATGTGGCTCCGCTGTGCATGGTTTCAGTGGACAATAACGGCTGCGTGACGAGCATCAATGAAATGATGATGAATCTATTTAAAAACCGAAGGCCGGAGCTGACTAAACACGATATATTGGGCCAGCCGCTGGAAATGTTCGTTGAATTGAGTGAAAAGGAATACATAAGCAACAGGGTTGCCCAGGCGTTAAAGGGCGTTAAGATGAATAATGAACTGATCCGGATCGGTTCGCAAATTCATTATACAAGCACATCTCCACTCACCAACAGCTTTACCGGAGAAATTCTCGGAGCGGTTCTGGTGATTCAGGATATTACGGAGTTGGAACAGCTGAGGAGCGAGCTCGGAAATGTGGAAAGGCTTAGTCTGGTCGGACAAATGGCAGCCAGCATTACCCATGAAATCCGTAACCCGATGGCGGTGGTCCGCGGCTTCCTCCAGCTTATGAAGGAAAAGAGCCCGGATTCGCTGGATCATTATTACAGAATCGTGATGGAAGAGCTTGATCGCGCAAACGGTATCATTAATGATTTTCTGTCGCTGGCGCAAAACCGGATTACCGAAAAAGAGCAATGCCATCTCCATCAAATTATCAATGATCTCAGTCCGCTGCTGTGGGCAGATGCGAATTTGCGGGGGCAAACGATCGAGCTGGTCATGGACGAACGGGTGCCGAAGCTGAACCTGAATGCCAAAGAAATCAAGCAGATGCTCCTGAACCTGGCCCGCAACGGAATGGAGGCGATGAATGAAAAGGGGAAACTCACCATCCAAACCCGCCTGAAGGAAAACCAGGGTGCAGTGGAACTCATCGTCCGGGATACCGGCATCGGCATGTCTCCAAGCTTCCGGGAGCGTTTGTTTGAACCTTTTTTTACAACCAAAGCCAAAGGAACGGGACTCGGTCTTGCGCTTTGTTTAAGCATTGTGGAGAGGCATGGGGGGAAAATCGAGGTCGAATCGGAGGAAGGACAGGGGACGACGTTTATCATCCGCTTTCCGTTTGCCGAATCCTAA
- a CDS encoding BrxA/BrxB family bacilliredoxin, which produces MSMSFDRYMKDMIQPMRDELTRIGIKELRTPEEVELHLPDAPGTTLVVINSVCGCAAGQCRPGVALALQNDLVPDNLFTVFAGQDKEATAKAREYFAPYPPSSPSIALLKDGELVHFIERHQIEDHSAQEIADDLIEAFNRICS; this is translated from the coding sequence ATGTCCATGTCTTTTGACAGATATATGAAAGATATGATTCAGCCAATGAGGGATGAGCTTACCCGGATCGGGATCAAGGAGCTCAGAACGCCGGAAGAAGTAGAATTGCATTTGCCGGATGCGCCGGGCACAACGCTGGTTGTGATCAACTCGGTATGCGGATGCGCGGCAGGACAATGCCGTCCAGGCGTAGCGCTGGCGCTGCAAAACGACTTGGTGCCTGACAATTTGTTTACGGTATTTGCCGGACAGGATAAGGAAGCAACGGCCAAAGCCAGAGAATATTTTGCTCCATATCCGCCTTCTTCTCCTTCCATCGCTTTGTTGAAGGACGGGGAGCTCGTTCATTTCATCGAACGCCATCAGATCGAAGACCATTCCGCTCAGGAAATCGCCGATGATCTTATTGAAGCATTTAACCGTATTTGCAGCTAA
- a CDS encoding CPBP family intramembrane glutamic endopeptidase, which yields MNKNQIKESIGRIPFTENRPILSVVIIELLLVAAMFIAGAYATIQELDYTAPVLIAFIPVSLVLIVCLTWKKSWKRYGFRPISHIPVQGWMYYLPLLLVLACIAFNGFRAFTLREALFFVFFTLMVGFVEETVYRGLILHILLRKKSAVTAVAISSLLFSVTHVLNLLSGQSIENTVVQLVYALLTGAALSLLILKNKNIIPLIAYHFIHNLLQFLGQDGRSVSVWDYVILGVLLLHCVWLIVSLKRDAAWKQPAGASKSWV from the coding sequence ATGAATAAAAACCAAATTAAAGAAAGCATCGGCAGAATCCCGTTCACAGAAAACCGTCCGATCCTGAGCGTCGTGATCATCGAGCTGCTGCTTGTTGCAGCCATGTTTATCGCCGGAGCCTATGCCACCATTCAAGAGCTGGACTATACGGCTCCTGTGCTGATCGCGTTTATTCCAGTCTCGCTTGTGTTGATTGTCTGTCTGACATGGAAAAAAAGCTGGAAACGTTACGGTTTTCGCCCTATTTCCCACATTCCCGTGCAGGGCTGGATGTATTATCTCCCGCTCCTGCTGGTGCTGGCCTGCATCGCTTTCAATGGATTTAGAGCTTTTACGCTCCGTGAGGCGCTCTTCTTTGTATTTTTCACCCTGATGGTCGGTTTTGTGGAAGAAACAGTATACCGGGGACTGATCCTGCATATTCTTCTCCGGAAAAAAAGCGCCGTCACAGCCGTTGCCATCTCCAGTTTGCTGTTCTCTGTCACTCATGTCCTTAACCTCTTATCCGGGCAGAGCATCGAGAATACGGTTGTACAACTTGTATATGCCCTCCTTACTGGCGCGGCTTTATCCCTTCTGATCTTAAAAAATAAAAACATCATTCCGCTGATCGCCTATCACTTCATACATAATTTGCTGCAATTTCTTGGCCAAGACGGCCGCTCGGTTTCTGTATGGGATTACGTTATTCTCGGGGTTTTGCTGCTGCACTGCGTATGGCTCATTGTTAGCTTGAAAAGGGATGCCGCTTGGAAGCAGCCGGCGGGTGCTTCTAAATCGTGGGTATAA
- a CDS encoding PadR family transcriptional regulator has translation MLEYIILGLLMEGDMSGYEMKKTIDMSVGLFYKASFGSLYPALKRLADKKWVSVTEEEGSTKNKKIYSLLPAGRSSFLLWLKEPLEHSRNEFLLKVFFYDYLDEPTRNLRLGEYQEKLNQEIGRLQAVEEVVEGELSQIPNPENHYFRVSVLSYGKHFFNMEKEYIERLLKGAASNHE, from the coding sequence ATGTTGGAATACATTATTTTAGGACTGCTTATGGAAGGAGACATGAGCGGTTATGAAATGAAGAAAACGATCGACATGTCCGTAGGCCTGTTTTACAAAGCAAGCTTCGGCAGTTTATATCCCGCATTAAAGCGTCTTGCCGACAAAAAATGGGTATCAGTAACCGAAGAAGAGGGCAGCACCAAAAATAAAAAAATCTACTCCCTCCTGCCGGCAGGCCGCAGCAGCTTCCTTCTTTGGTTAAAAGAACCTCTCGAGCACAGCCGCAATGAGTTCCTGTTAAAGGTTTTTTTCTACGACTATCTGGATGAACCGACCCGTAACCTCCGCTTGGGGGAATATCAAGAGAAATTAAATCAGGAAATCGGGCGTCTGCAGGCCGTCGAAGAGGTCGTCGAGGGCGAACTGTCGCAAATTCCGAATCCGGAGAACCATTATTTTAGAGTGTCTGTGTTATCTTACGGCAAGCATTTTTTTAATATGGAAAAAGAATATATCGAGCGATTGCTTAAAGGAGCTGCTTCAAATCATGAATAA
- the acpS gene encoding holo-ACP synthase, with protein MIHGIGHDVLEIRRLSLLLNGQLGHRFMERVLTSSEREEARKRGGKLTEFVAGRFAAKEAISKAFGCGIGSIISFGDMEILPDSMGRPVPVLSEGAWERLRLPGEPEYVIHLSISHQTELASAFAVVERKA; from the coding sequence TTGATTCACGGAATCGGGCATGACGTGCTGGAAATCAGACGGCTTTCGCTTCTGCTGAACGGACAGCTCGGGCACCGGTTTATGGAGCGGGTACTCACGTCTAGTGAACGGGAGGAAGCCAGAAAAAGAGGCGGGAAGCTGACGGAATTCGTTGCCGGCCGTTTCGCTGCGAAAGAGGCGATTTCCAAGGCTTTCGGCTGCGGAATCGGCAGCATTATCAGCTTTGGCGATATGGAGATTTTGCCGGATTCCATGGGCAGACCGGTGCCTGTCTTAAGCGAAGGAGCCTGGGAACGTCTGAGGCTTCCGGGAGAACCGGAGTATGTCATTCATTTGTCCATATCACATCAGACGGAGCTCGCTTCGGCATTTGCCGTCGTTGAAAGAAAAGCTTAG
- the mutY gene encoding A/G-specific adenine glycosylase codes for MNQTNQKEFFSAHLLDWYTENKRDLPWRRHRNPYYIWVSEIMLQQTRVDTVIPYFQRFIEQFPTVEDLADAPEQEVLKCWEGLGYYSRARNLQAAAKQVKEQHGGQVPDDKASVFALKGVGPYTAGAILSIAFNKPEPAVDGNVMRVLSRYFLIEEDIMKGSTRANMERLVVELIPESRASDFNQALMELGALVCTPKSPHCLTCPVMEHCAARIEGVEESLPVKTKAKPPRPEYRVVALVEGTGANAGKVLIRQRPQVGLLAKMWELPHVQVPQNRSGQIPDEQAMDILAGVLLEEGVAARPEAYMLDAEHTFSHIHWNLKVYRCREEEQLLAAETKEAYQLSHPEPEEDMQGAVLRWIGEEDMALYAFPNVFLKILREYFKKH; via the coding sequence ATGAATCAAACAAATCAAAAAGAATTTTTCAGCGCTCATTTGCTGGATTGGTATACAGAGAACAAAAGGGATCTGCCTTGGCGCCGCCACCGCAATCCCTACTATATATGGGTATCGGAGATCATGCTGCAGCAGACGCGCGTGGATACGGTTATTCCGTATTTTCAGCGTTTTATCGAGCAGTTCCCTACCGTCGAGGACTTGGCGGATGCGCCAGAACAGGAAGTGCTGAAATGCTGGGAGGGACTCGGCTATTATTCGCGCGCCAGAAACCTTCAAGCGGCTGCCAAGCAGGTGAAGGAGCAGCATGGCGGACAAGTTCCCGACGACAAGGCGTCCGTGTTTGCTTTAAAGGGAGTGGGCCCTTATACGGCCGGGGCGATTCTCAGCATTGCCTTCAATAAGCCGGAGCCGGCGGTGGATGGCAATGTAATGCGCGTGCTGTCCCGGTATTTTTTGATCGAAGAAGATATTATGAAAGGAAGCACGCGGGCGAATATGGAACGTCTGGTTGTGGAGCTGATTCCTGAAAGCCGGGCTTCCGATTTCAATCAGGCGCTGATGGAACTCGGAGCGCTCGTATGTACGCCCAAATCGCCGCATTGCTTGACCTGTCCGGTTATGGAGCACTGCGCCGCCCGCATCGAAGGGGTGGAGGAGTCGCTGCCGGTGAAGACCAAAGCCAAACCGCCCCGCCCGGAATACCGCGTAGTGGCTTTGGTGGAGGGGACAGGCGCAAATGCCGGCAAAGTGCTGATCCGCCAGCGTCCGCAAGTTGGCCTGCTCGCCAAAATGTGGGAGCTGCCGCATGTGCAGGTGCCGCAGAACCGGAGTGGGCAAATCCCGGATGAACAGGCGATGGATATTTTGGCCGGGGTTTTATTGGAGGAAGGCGTGGCTGCAAGGCCGGAGGCGTATATGTTGGATGCCGAGCATACGTTCAGCCATATCCATTGGAACCTCAAAGTCTACCGGTGCCGTGAAGAGGAGCAGCTTTTGGCGGCCGAAACCAAGGAGGCCTACCAGCTCAGCCATCCGGAACCTGAAGAGGACATGCAGGGCGCTGTGCTTCGTTGGATTGGCGAAGAGGATATGGCGCTGTATGCTTTCCCGAACGTGTTCTTGAAAATACTCCGGGAATACTTCAAAAAGCACTAG
- a CDS encoding superoxide dismutase: protein MAFQLPALPYPNNALEPHIDAQTMEIHHDRHHNTYVTNLNAALESAPELQNKSLDDLLSNLDSVPEGIRTAVRNNGGGHANHSLFWEVIGPNGGGAPTGALAQAIDSELGGFDKFKEDFAKAATTRFGSGWAWLVVKDGKLAVTSTPNQDNPIMEGQTPILGLDVWEHAYYLKYQNKRPDYIAAFWNVVNWDEVGKRYDAAK, encoded by the coding sequence ATGGCATTTCAATTACCTGCACTTCCTTACCCTAACAATGCGCTCGAACCTCATATCGACGCACAAACAATGGAGATTCACCACGACCGTCACCATAACACGTATGTAACCAACTTGAATGCAGCCTTGGAAAGCGCTCCTGAGCTGCAAAATAAAAGCCTTGACGATCTTCTGTCCAATCTGGACAGCGTTCCTGAAGGCATCCGCACCGCTGTTCGCAACAATGGCGGCGGACATGCGAACCACTCCCTCTTCTGGGAAGTCATCGGACCAAACGGCGGCGGCGCTCCGACCGGAGCTTTGGCTCAAGCGATCGACAGCGAGCTTGGCGGTTTCGATAAATTCAAAGAAGACTTCGCCAAAGCGGCTACAACCCGTTTTGGCAGCGGCTGGGCTTGGCTCGTGGTCAAAGACGGCAAGCTGGCTGTAACCAGCACGCCGAACCAAGACAACCCAATCATGGAAGGCCAAACTCCGATTCTGGGCCTGGACGTTTGGGAACATGCCTATTACCTGAAATATCAAAACAAACGCCCTGATTACATCGCCGCTTTCTGGAACGTTGTAAACTGGGATGAAGTCGGCAAACGTTACGACGCTGCCAAATAA
- a CDS encoding GNAT family N-acetyltransferase: protein MHVRSFQLSDCTSVTELMKIALSEECYRNTIGPFSRQLSWDSELIMVAEEDGDIVGALIGTIEHNHGCYYRIAIHPDYRRQGVGKALVSAMEQRFQLRKVSRIVIAGDEHNKAAMPLYEAMGYGANKILEAFQKLSIISPQH from the coding sequence ATGCATGTTCGTTCCTTTCAGTTAAGTGATTGTACCAGCGTGACCGAATTGATGAAGATTGCTTTGTCGGAAGAGTGTTACCGGAATACGATAGGGCCGTTCTCAAGACAGCTTTCCTGGGATTCGGAACTGATTATGGTGGCGGAGGAAGACGGTGATATCGTGGGTGCCTTAATCGGAACGATTGAGCATAACCACGGCTGTTACTACCGGATCGCCATTCACCCGGACTACCGCCGGCAAGGCGTGGGCAAAGCGTTGGTGTCTGCCATGGAGCAGCGTTTTCAACTCCGCAAGGTAAGCCGCATCGTCATCGCCGGAGACGAGCACAACAAGGCCGCAATGCCGCTTTACGAAGCCATGGGTTACGGTGCAAATAAGATTCTGGAAGCCTTTCAGAAGCTTAGCATTATCAGTCCGCAGCATTAA
- the lepB gene encoding signal peptidase I: protein MNPIQQQESGYSGNNPPDTPESGPKPRNLISEVWDWAKTVVIAFVIMMLLNLFVFNLSMVKGQSMQPTLYEKERLFVDKIVYNFKAPSQGEVVVLRDPSNGPDKKEFLVKRVIGTPGDTIEVKDHKLYVNGQLQVEPYTEVEIQDPDFGPLTVENDHYFVMGDNRHKDASKDSRSFGCVSTKEIVGRAEFIFWPVSQIRGL, encoded by the coding sequence ATGAATCCAATTCAACAGCAAGAATCCGGATATTCGGGGAATAACCCGCCGGACACGCCGGAATCCGGACCGAAGCCGCGCAATCTGATTTCAGAGGTATGGGATTGGGCCAAGACAGTCGTTATTGCTTTTGTGATCATGATGCTGCTTAATTTATTCGTATTTAATCTGTCGATGGTTAAGGGTCAATCCATGCAGCCCACACTGTATGAGAAAGAACGGCTGTTTGTTGATAAAATCGTCTATAATTTCAAAGCGCCGAGCCAGGGCGAAGTTGTGGTGCTGCGTGATCCGAGCAACGGACCGGATAAAAAGGAATTTTTGGTCAAGCGGGTCATCGGCACTCCAGGGGATACTATCGAAGTGAAGGACCACAAGCTTTATGTCAACGGGCAGCTCCAGGTGGAGCCGTATACCGAGGTTGAGATTCAAGATCCCGACTTTGGGCCGCTTACGGTAGAGAATGATCATTATTTCGTTATGGGCGATAACAGGCATAAGGACGCCAGCAAAGACAGCCGGTCTTTCGGCTGCGTCAGCACTAAAGAGATCGTCGGCAGGGCCGAATTTATTTTCTGGCCGGTGTCCCAAATCAGAGGCTTGTGA